DNA from Clupea harengus chromosome 2, Ch_v2.0.2, whole genome shotgun sequence:
cataagcacttgtatgtattttttaaagaaatgtttaaCATTAATGATGGGCACAATATACTAGATAATTAAATTACATAATatttataattaaataattgCTACTGTGCTTGAAAGAAAACATGATTGGAAGCAACTTTCATTATTGGTATAAATGTTTAATATGATATTCCTATCTTTTTTAAATGAGACAGCACCAAAAGGCAAGCAAAGAGCAGTTGCACAATTCATATTACAAATAAAGTAACATGTAGCATATTATGTTTCGCAAAAcagttaaattaaatatttggatTCCCTTGACATAAGGTGTTGAAACTCTGTGAAAATGTTTAATAATATCTTACAAGAAATACTTCTAGCACTATTAACACTGCGGTGAGCAGAGACATTTAATGGATCACAATCAGCTACCAAGTCAATCATGCTAATAATTAGTGTTCTACATCTAGCATCCAGACATATGGAGGTATGTTGACAGTCAATACCTTAATAATGTGATAATTCATAACagaaagaactgaagatcaaCCTGAAGCCCTTACAAAAGAAGCTGGACAACTTTAAAAAGGTTAAAACAACCAGTGATGAAACTGCCCAACACATAAGAGTAAGAGTTATGGATTGTTTCTTTTAAATAACACTAAATATAACATAAACTAATATCATATATAAACTAAGACACCATTGTGTGATGACATGTGGTATTACAGGTACAgacccaacacacagagagaaagatcaaggaggagtttgagaagcttcaccagtttctacgagatgaagaggcagccaggttagctgcactgaggaaggaagaggagcagaagagtcagttgatgaagaagaagattgagaagatgagcagcgagatctcatctctttcagacacaatcagagccatagaggaggagatgggagctgatgacatcataTTCCTGCAGGTAGGGCCCATGCTTTATCTTTGTTAGTGAACCTCTGTCACCAACATCTGATCATGGAGTCTACAGAGTAAACTTCATGCTTATGATGAGATGAAGAAGAGACAGATTTAAACTTacactactcacacagacacacacacatatgcacacacacacacacacacacacacacacacacacacacacacacacacacacacacgcgcatggaggcacacacacacacaggctctccaCACATGAGAAAATAATTTTGATATTCTGACAGACTTTAGATGTGAAGTAATGATAATTAACCCATTTCCAATATtaatttcacagaactacaagagcacagtggagaggtgagtgatctgcctcctgtctctctcttctctatggTTCTGAActcaaacccacagcagcactgactcctgaatgttattccagagcccagtgcacactgcaggatccagagagggtttcaggacctctgatcaatgtggcaaaacacctgggcaacctgaagttcagagtctgggagaagatgaagaagatagTTCAATCCAGTGAgttatgttgtgtgtgaacacacacacaaattcgctctctctctctttctctgtttctctctcactctcacacccacacacatacacacacacacacacacacacacacacacacacacacacacacacacacactgtaacaacCCGGCTCTTAGACTTGTTACAAGAAACCAAAAATACACCAAAGTTTATCCGAAACGCCAAGGTTTAATATACAAAGTTCCAAAGTTTCAATTCTCAAAGTTCTCAATCAAAGTTCTCAATCAAAGTTCTCAATCAAAGTTCTCAGTAGGTGTGttctcttgctcccttcctctcttgctctctcgaaTTCAGGAAGTGCCGGATCTTTATGGTAGAGGGACACGCCCGCCCAGGTGGTTAATCaccggcacctggaagacagagatttaacacagccacacacgcatgcactcaatttacacacgcatgcactcaattgACACGCATTCCCgcagacaaaacaggcagagccgACGAGCCCAAAAggatttgtcacacacacacacacacacatacaccacacacacacacaaactcccatcCCATGTAGGTGGAGGCAGGTGGTTGAAAGGGCTTGGAATATTCTAATGTGTGTTGGAATGAATATCACAATACagcaaaacagagaaaacagaCCAATTATACTATGCTGATTCTTTTGCTCAAACTTTTCATGTTTCTATGTTGATAACAACTTTTCGACTTCTGTACTTGCGTGACCCATTCTTCAGTGAATGCAGACTGCTTTGAATCAGCTTGAGTCTAAATTGTCTTAATACTAACTTTCCACCTCGAGTTGAAACTGATATAACAACACTGGAGTCTAGAAGATCACTGCAGGccttgcactgcactgcattcTTCGTTCTCTTTGAAGATCACTGCAGGccttgcactgcactgcatcctCTTTGAAGAGCTGCATTTTCCCTCACAGGGTGGTGTCAGGTTCAGTGTTTTTAACCCATGTGTCCACATTGGCTTCAAATAGTGCACTTTCCTATTCACACAATTGTACATTTGGTGTGAATGTTAGTGCTCAGTCAATCATTTAAATAGTAAGGATTGTAATTACAATGATGGAGTTTTACAAAAACAATTGATTGGAAATTGGAAATCACTCGCAtagtctgaaaacacacacacacacacacaaatgtcagaATGGAAATAACACATAAGTCTTGACTGAATGCCCATGTGTCTTttctctttatatctctctgcagctcctgtgactctggatcccaacactgcacacccacaactcatcctgtctgaggatctgaccagtgtgagattCAGTaatgagagacagcagcttcctgataacccagggAGATTTGATAAGGGTTcatgtgtcctgggctctgagggctttaactcagggacacactgctgggatgtggaggttggggacAACAGGGATTGGAATGTGGGTATTATGAGAGAGTTGGCTGGGAGGAAGGGGGACATGGGCAAACTAAGGGGACTTTGGCTTGTGTGCTATAATCATGGTAAATATAGTGCAATTTCTTACTCCTGGTTGAATTCCTTTTGGCTTTTTGGAACTATGCCATGTTTTCCAATTAAAGTGGAGCAGAaaccccagaggatcagagtgctgCTGGACTGGGACAGCAGAGAGCTGTCATTCACTGACCCTGATaatgacacacacctgcacactttcacactcactttcactgagagagtcttTCCATTCTTTGGTTCTCAGTGTACACGTGTCCCACTGAAGGTCTCTGCTATGGTTGATAAGGGAAGCGGCTGTCAAATCAGTTGAGCAGATATGGTAACAGATCACTGTCATTCATGTCTTCATATCTCTTAACAAATATATTGCCTGAGTAGATTTTGTGATGGAATTCATTCTTCATTACTGTCTGTGTCATTAGTATGCTGTTTCTGTAATGTGAATTAATGAACTAATAATTAATGAATGttgtcttttcatttcttcACTTTAGTAGGGGATGTGTTGCTTTAACCAGTAGTTGTTTGTGCACCAGGCGTTTTGACTATAGCCACAATAGTTTGGATTAATTTTTTCAAAGGTGCTGGGAGGAAGATATTATGGAAAAGTTTCAGTTCAATGTCATGGACAGCACTAGGATGGTGAAGGTTATATTGGATCTAGAAAAGTGTTCTGAGGTAAATGATTTCCTCTATGTACTATGTGACTTTCTGCATACGTGTGATTCTATCGATAATAAACTTTAAACTGGATTCCAAAGATCTTTCTCACCTGATTTATTTAAGGTGATTTCCACAACATAGTGATACTGACACTTTTCTAGACATGGTATGTTCCTACATCCTGGTCATACTGAGGTAAATGTGAGGAGAGAGTAGCTGAATAGTCATAGACTCTTTGTTTATATCTTAACAAGATTGTAACAAGATTAATTGATCTGTGAGGGTGAAATACACATTGTGGTTTAAAACTCCCATGATCTACTTCACCTCATCCATTTGAGTGAGTTCCACTGGGGCTCATTTCAGTCAGCGTGTGGCTCTACGGGGGCCTGAGATTCTGGGGACACAGAGCCACAGCATTCGTGTTTTCATGGAGTTACATGGTTTTgtcatgaatgaatgcattttgtagtattttgtagtttttttaGCCTGACCTATACCTGAAAGTTATGTGACACTTGGTGCTCAATGTTTTAGACATGTGACAACTAATATACAGGTGAGATCAAGGTGAGTGTATCAGGGAAATGGattgctgtttgtgtgagtatgtatgtgtgtgtgtgtgtgtctgtgagctcaCAAACCTCAGCTTTTATTGCAGTGCCCCCTTGTGGAGAAGAGAGCGCTGCGTCTGATTTGTAGGTTTTGATAGAGAAAACACTCATCTTTTCTGATCTGAATAAAACTCTTTGCTCTtggttctttgtttttttcaaaaacTTCATCTGGCAGagtgtggagcaaaaaaggtttattttgccaGTGCAATACCAACAGGATAAACCTGAGGAAGTCGCGAGACTACACTGGCGTTACAGAGTTTTGAATTATTTTGTCACTATAGATCACTTATGGGCCTGCCCATAGGATACGTATATGTTGCTTTTTAATTGGAGTATTGAGGGCGCGGAAATGTTTTGTGTCATCTTTGGTCAgtcatcagtgtgagtgtgcagttgGACAGAGAGGGCCTTAAAGGTGCTGATCTATAGataagagtgagacagagagggccttAAAGGTGCTGATCTATAGATAAGAGTGAGTGTGCAGTTGGACAGAGAGGGCCTTAAAGGTGCTGATCTATAGATAAGAGTGAGTGTGCAGTTGGACAGAGAGGGCCTTAAAGGTGCTGATCTATAGATAAGAGTGAGTGTGCAGTAGGACAGAGAGGGCCTTAAAGGTGCTGATCTATAGATACGAGTGAGTGTGCAGCAGGACAGAGAGGGCCTTAAATGTGCTGATCTTTAGATAAGAGTGAGTGTGCAGTAGGACAGAGAGGGCCTTAAAGGTGCTGATCTATAGATAAGAGTGAGTGTGCAGTAGGACAGAGAGGGCCTTAAAGGTGCTGATCTATAgatatgagtgagtgtgcagcAGGACAGAGAGGGCCTTAAAGGTGCTGATCTATAGATAAGAGTGAGTGTGCAGTAGGACAGAGAGGGCCTTAAAGGTGCTGATCTATAGATACGAGTGAGTGTGCAGCAGGACAGAGAGGGCCTTCTAGGTATGCACAGAGTTCCCACAGCCATCCTGTGGATAGTTTCTCCCCACACATCACTGTGCCCAGACTTGATACATGTTTAAACATAGAGTGCACCTAATGTACTTCTTATCAATAGTGTACATCATAAATTAATCAATATGTTGTAGTGTAGTAGTTTTAATAGGTTGTTATCATGAATATCCAAATGACTATACTGTTTGGTAATATTCTACCCACTCTGGTTTTTATCCGGATTGTtaatagtgtacacacacagattattgagTTTTTATTCAGATATTTTCCACCACAAGAGgtaactgatggagataatttccaaacactgttaatgacttaagaatataataatcaagtgccttgtattattaattaccttatatgaatcatgtacttatgtaagcaggaacatggcttttctgtgtttctgcgtgtgtgaaactaagattattaggtgccacttagtctgcatatgtacaagagcatgtttagaccagaagtgataagaagggacgaactgtgcttcttccaatcttgtgcaaaacttccatccttgccttgagcgtcagaaatccaccacgtggttatccctgctgaacgctcaacttctgtctatataaaccttgtgcgatgtgtttatcatggcttcactttcagccttgtgctgggagtgagcccgattgcaattgttgtctgtctaataaatatacttatatgcagctccggagtcctgaggtaactagggtgaattttcacctatcagtaaCTCTTTGAAAGAACATGATGGCTGAGAAAGGCCCTTATTTTTATCTGATTTCTAATGGAATGGAAATTCATTCATAACCAATAATTCTTTTCATGgatcaaaataaatgttttatatatgctTTCCATACATTTATGCTTTGTACTTTGCTGTAACTTGATGTAAATTCTGATTAAGCATATATTTTAGCATTTTGTCTGCTGTATTCTGTATCAGTTTAAGACTACTAATTGATCTGATATGCTTTACTCAATTGATTGCATTATATCTTTTATAGTgcgtatcatcatcatcatactaTTTTGATGCAATGTGTATGGTTGAGTTGTCTGTTTAGCTTGTTTTGTGAAGCACAATGTAAAAtcgaataaaataaaatgaaatacgaGAACTTAAAACACTCCTGAAATGTAGAAGAATCAGCTAATTGTAGCCTCCTCAGTAAAGCTGGCCAGGCTAAAGGCAGATGTGGCCGTGTGCACGCTAAGGctaatgtgaataaataaactACATTTTGATCCGTACTGATCAGCAAATCCTCTTAAGGTCTATCAGTTAAGATTGAGCTCACACTCTTTATGTATGGTAgattgtatatattttttttaaagtgtttttaaagCATATTCCATCTATATCAATTATATTCTCTATATGTTTCGGCCTGTTTGTTATAATTAGCAAGAAAGGCCACACCCTTGTGTCAGTTATTGTCTTGGAAGGTTGTCAACACCTCCTTATAATCTAGTATTCTTCTTAtaagtttttatgttttttaaatgGATGGATTTCAGTGGGCCTCTTTGTAAACAGCAGTGAAACGACAAATGAATTATGTAATGAAACCTTAGAAAGAATGGATTAGATCCATTGGAGCTTTTTGAGAAATATATCAGAGTCCTGATTCTCTTTCTTAGATTTAAAGATATTAGAGTCTATTTCCTATCCCTTGGTCGTATCCTTAACAAGCTTTCTGCTATGAAGTTGTGCTGGACAGACAAAGTGATACACTGACCCTATAGTAATACAATTTTGATGCAGCCACAGAGGATGTacattgttgtttgtgtttgtttgttttccctttccttccccATTCCTTATTTTAATCAGGCTGTCTGATCTGATTAACACGTTCTGCTCTGGATTCTGTAGTTGGTCTGTGGACGTGATGAACAGGAATTCCTCTACAGTACTGGAGTCTACCTTGTGTGTTTCAGTTGGTTCTGCTTCTtgtagacatacagtatatgagcaTCATTTAGTTGACAGCTCCGATCTACTGGGCTTCAGttcatgtatgtctgtatttatgGTTATGCCACATCTAAAACCTAATCCACCATGGTTGCTGAGCAAAAAGGCTTTCTGCTATGAAGTAGTGCTGGACAGACGTAGTGATACACTGCCCAAAATCTGATTGGTGTGCGGCTCGCTGGCAGACACCTAACCACACTCACGTCTAGCTCCTTTAACATTGTTTTCGCATGCAATGCTGTCAAATAAACCAAACCACCCAAAGGACACAataaaacagagggagaaagactatTGGAGCTGATTAACTGTCCTGTCAATGTTTTTTAGCCTAAAGTGACTGTACCCGATGTGAATTCCATGTTGTCACGAACCTCAGGAGACACAAAGGATGTAGTGATGTCGGTTTATTTGGATAGCCAAGCCAAGGGAACAGGGAAATAACGGGTTAAAGAAAACAGGATACTAAAGCACAAAAGATGTAAACACAAAAGATACTGTTCTAAACCGTCAAAGCACAAAAGATTCTGTCCAAAACGGGGCATCTTTTCTGACACATTGAAAATTATTTTCATGAGAAAATCCATTTAGTTGAGATTTAAATCTGTCTATGTAAAATAAATACtcctaattaaattaaatttggtCAGTAAATGAGGGAGGTCAGTTTTGTCCCACAACACAAGAGGTGAATGTGTGGAAAGGGTTAACTAACTACACTACCAGTTCCAATGAAGAAACAGCTGCAGCACTGTCCAATCAGAAGCCTTTATGACTTTACATGAGCTCCTCCCTCAGAAACTCCTCACGTGAAAGAGGAAATTAACTTGAGACATGTTGCCGTTCAGTTCCACTTGACACATCGTCCTAACAGAGCATATGCTATCTAAACGGGAAAGGATATACACATAGACAAGAAACAGTGGCTGTGAAGACTGGAatattgtcttgtcttgtcttgtttaATTTAAGTGAATTTTCTGGTTCAGGCTGACGAGAGTTTTCAGACAATTGAAAGTGAAAGCAGAGACTGTCGGACATTACTGTAGAGCAACTGCAACTACCAGACAAAATGGCATCCAAGGCCTTTTCAGAAGAGGATttatcctgtcctgtgtgctacAATATCTACAAGGATCCTGTTATTCTGACCTGTACTCACAGCATCTGTAAAACCTGCCTGCAGAAGTTTTGGGAAACCAAAGGTTCCAGGGAATGTCCAATCTGCAGGAGAAGGAGCTCAAGGGAGATATATCCTCTCAACCGGGTTCTAAAGAACCTGTGTGAGACTTTCCAACAGGAGAGAAGTCAAAGAGAACCATTCTGCAGTCTGCACCGTTCTGAACTCAAGCTTTTCTGTGAAGATGACAAAcagcttgtgtgtttggtgtgtcgagACTCAAAACTCCACAAGAACCACAACTTCAGTCCTATCAGTGAAGCAGCACTTGAGCGTAAGGTAAGATTAGTGGTCATCAATTGTTTTCATATTGTCAGTGACGATGGTAAATCATATGGATTTTGTTTGTAAACCTTCACCCAGAAACCCACCTCAGCAGATAGTCGTGTGGTTGCTGTAGTGTTCATCCTAAACCACTAGGTGTCATCATGTCCCTTATCTCATCTTTCTTTTCAACCTTTGCACCTTCTTGCATGACCTCCTCTCCATAAGCCTGTACCTACTGTACAAAACATATCTTACAATTACAGTTATTATATTGTCTTGAATGCAGTTGAAGTTACCTTGATCAAGATATCAAAATTAACTGAATACATTGTTTCATTGTGACCATTTTAGACTGTTTGACTTTTGCACAGTAATTGGTAATACCTAATTGAAAATCTAGCTTGTGAAGCAATTCATAAAACTTTCATAAGCACTCAATAATTTATtcataaagaaatattttaccATTAATGATAGGCATATAACAATGGATAATGAAATTACATAATATTTATAATGAAATATATGCTACTGTGAGAAAATGAGACCGTACACAGAAGGCAAGCAAAGAGCACATGTACAATTCTTATTACAATTTAAGGTCAGCATGTTATCTTTCACATTTAACAAAGAGCTTTTATTATTAAGAACAAAGCAAAATTGTTTCATGAATTATTGAATTATTGAATTCCCTGAAGTCTTGAAACAttattattagtgctgtcaaacgattaaaatatttaatcacgattaatcgcatttatgccatagttaactcaaaatgaatcgcgattaatcgcaaatttttatctattctaaatgtcccttcgtttatttattttttccatcattttatttttatttatcaacatggaaaagtttattggcttgctttatgcaaatgttttatttcattgaaaaccaatattgccaaacagggcggtacaaaattaaattataaagtgcacatttcaggtaaacaaggactcaacctatagtgcagttaaaccatggcttaatattttcttttttcaagtttgctgggaacatagcagtcaggcctcttatttcagaaacattgaaccgtaacagttaggttaccaataaaaggtaagcctactacttctttgcttttagccagctgcctgttgacattttcagacaacagtgaagctcgcttcttttgcacaacacaacttttaaaagtaaactttccattcagaagctttttatcatccatttcgccgtatcgcgctcaccattcactgtTAACACTGCAGTAAGCAGAGAAATGTAATGGATCACAATCATCTACCGAGCCAAACATGCTTATAATTAGTGTTCTTAATCTAGCATCCAGATATATAGAGAAATGTTGACAGTCCACACCTTAATAATGTGTTAATTAATAACAGGAAGAACTGAAGATCAAACTGGAGCCCTTACAGAAGAAGCTGGACAACTACAAACAAGTTAAAACAAGCAGTGATAAAACTGCCCAACATATGAGAGTAAGAGTTATGGattgtttcttttaaaacaacacTACATATAACATAAACTAATATCATAATATCAATTAAGACACCTTTGTGTGATGACATGTGGTATTACAGGTCCAggcccaacacacagagaggcagatcaaggaggagtttgagaaccttcaccagtttctacgagatgaagaggcagccaggttagctgcactgagggaggaagaggagcagaagagtcaggtgatgaaggagaagattgagaagatgagcaaagagatctcctctctttcagacacaatcagagccatagaggaggagatgggagctgatgacatcacattcctgcGGGTAGGGCCCATGCTTCATCTTTGTTAGTGAACCTCTGACATCAACATCTGATTATGGAGTCTACAGAGTAAACCTCATGTTTATgatgagatgaggaagagaaagatccAAACAGATCTACTACTAACTActaacaccctcacacacacacacttacatacacacgtacacacacaaacgtacacacactcgTACGCAAACAAACTGTTGGTACACCTgaaattcgtccattgtgtgaTTTTAATCAGGAACTTACGTaaacattcagcctctcctccaatcaatctGTAACTTTAGCCTGATGTCACCTTGACTACGCCCCCTGAACTAGTGGACAGTCTTACATGCATTACTagccatttccctcttctaacctGGCATCAtaatcacacagattacacatacattgctcttaacatagccacacacacacgaggagaagACTTCGTGCTTCACATAGACTCGTCCTTTGTtcatatcacatgtatgttcacatacgtgcacacacatgtacgtggaaataaggaacacacacacacattctttctggcgtgCACACTCAACTCAACAGTgcacactgttacgaccctggcgggtctaggccccgcccccatgagatttgcatgcctgttctgtctagCTCTAGAGCAGGTGATTGGGAGCAGGTGTAGCAGgtgattggaaccaggtgtagcagtaattggaggggctacaaaagccctgagcagactgcattcgtgaagcgttggattggagttttggactggtcgttggtgtttg
Protein-coding regions in this window:
- the LOC116222776 gene encoding zinc-binding protein A33-like is translated as MASKAFSEEDLSCPVCYNIYKDPVILTCTHSICKTCLQKFWETKGSRECPICRRRSSREIYPLNRVLKNLCETFQQERSQREPFCSLHRSELKLFCEDDKQLVCLVCRDSKLHKNHNFSPISEAALERKEELKIKLEPLQKKLDNYKQVKTSSDKTAQHMRVQAQHTERQIKEEFENLHQFLRDEEAARLAALREEEEQKSQVMKEKIEKMSKEISSLSDTIRAIEEEMGADDITFLRERVSGALINVEKHLGNLKFRVWEKMKEIVQYTPVTLDPNTANPQLILSEDLTSVRYSDVTQQLPDNPERFDMGACVLGSEGFNSGTHCWDVEVGGSDIWSLGVKTESGQRKGVGALSGAWFVYHVNGAYRADSPPQPTTRLTVKQKPQRIRVQLDWERGKLSFTDPDNNTHLHTFTHPFTERVFPFFRTLSSLRILPVKAAVTVEQLS